One Methanolobus sp. WCC4 DNA segment encodes these proteins:
- a CDS encoding carbohydrate-binding domain-containing protein, whose amino-acid sequence MGGSIVPSTTEENNNDLSDEGSIISTITGDSNEDISIYAASSEFTSRDLEQETDLEDATYIEAESDTDITISEEGAYVISGEATEVTIYVDAEDESKVQIVLDGVNIVNEDMPVIYVKSADKVFITTTDSENYMETAGSFVSDGDTNLDAVIFSKDDLVFNGIGSLEIVSSENGISSKDDIKVTGGTYYVTSELDSFEANDRILIYDGTFTVDSSKDAFHCENDEDDSLGNIYIYYGTFEINAADDGITAAGFIQIDGGDITITKASEGIEATYIVINDCNIDIYATDDGINAARKSTAYDVEIIINGGTINIEMASGDTDGIDANGTVTINDGYITITCNSGIDVDEESYINGGTVIVNGVQIYEIQAEMMGGGNRPGGPGDGNMPPGGGMRR is encoded by the coding sequence GTGGGAGGAAGTATTGTCCCTTCAACTACAGAAGAAAATAATAATGATCTGAGTGATGAGGGAAGTATTATCTCTACAATTACAGGAGACAGTAATGAAGATATTTCTATATATGCAGCAAGCTCAGAATTCACTTCCAGGGATCTGGAACAGGAAACTGATCTGGAAGATGCAACATATATAGAAGCTGAGTCAGACACTGATATTACTATCTCTGAAGAAGGAGCTTATGTAATAAGTGGAGAGGCTACTGAAGTTACTATTTATGTAGATGCAGAAGATGAAAGCAAGGTCCAGATCGTTCTGGATGGTGTGAATATCGTTAATGAGGATATGCCAGTTATCTATGTTAAGTCAGCAGACAAGGTATTCATTACTACCACAGATAGTGAGAATTATATGGAAACGGCAGGGTCTTTTGTCAGCGATGGAGATACGAATCTCGATGCAGTCATATTTTCAAAAGATGACCTGGTCTTCAATGGTATAGGTTCTTTAGAAATTGTTTCTTCAGAAAACGGAATTAGCAGTAAAGATGACATTAAGGTAACCGGAGGAACTTATTACGTAACTTCAGAACTGGATTCTTTCGAAGCTAATGACAGGATATTGATCTATGATGGAACATTTACTGTCGATTCTTCAAAAGATGCATTCCATTGTGAAAATGATGAGGACGATAGTTTAGGGAACATCTACATTTACTATGGAACGTTTGAGATCAATGCAGCTGATGACGGGATAACCGCTGCCGGATTTATACAGATCGATGGCGGAGATATCACTATTACAAAAGCCTCTGAAGGAATTGAAGCGACCTATATCGTGATCAATGATTGTAATATAGATATTTACGCGACCGATGACGGGATCAATGCTGCCAGGAAAAGTACTGCTTATGATGTTGAAATTATCATTAATGGCGGGACGATCAATATAGAGATGGCTAGCGGAGACACAGATGGGATCGATGCAAATGGCACGGTAACCATTAATGATGGTTACATAACGATCACATGTAATTCCGGAATTGATGTAGATGAAGAATCTTACATAAACGGAGGAACTGTTATCGTAAATGGTGTGCAGATATATGAGATACAGGCAGAAATGATGGGCGGTGGAAACAGGCCAGGAGGACCCGGAGATGGAAATATGCCACCCGGAGGAGGAATGCGAAGATAA
- a CDS encoding TIGR00295 family protein yields the protein MLSRQDALDILGSSGCSEKVIAHCVAVADLALEMALKLRSSGRDVDVALVEAGALLHDLGRARTHDITHAIAGVEVAEQNGIDQAIIEIIKRHIGAGITREDAKELGLPDDDYMPVTIEQMIVAHADNLVKGTKRITLEERILKMQENNLDPESIERVKALAEELGTY from the coding sequence ATGCTCTCGCGTCAGGATGCACTGGATATACTTGGATCATCGGGTTGCAGTGAAAAAGTAATAGCTCACTGCGTAGCTGTTGCAGATCTTGCTCTGGAGATGGCCCTGAAGCTCAGGAGCAGTGGCAGGGATGTGGATGTAGCTCTTGTGGAAGCAGGTGCTTTACTCCATGATCTTGGAAGGGCGAGGACACATGATATCACCCATGCCATAGCCGGTGTTGAGGTCGCAGAGCAGAATGGCATCGATCAGGCGATAATAGAGATAATCAAGCGCCATATAGGTGCGGGGATCACCAGGGAGGATGCAAAAGAACTTGGCCTTCCTGATGATGATTATATGCCGGTGACGATTGAACAGATGATAGTTGCACATGCTGATAATCTTGTAAAGGGTACGAAGAGGATAACACTGGAAGAGCGTATCCTGAAGATGCAGGAAAACAACCTTGACCCTGAAAGCATCGAACGTGTAAAAGCACTTGCTGAAGAACTTGGTACTTACTGA
- a CDS encoding 60S ribosomal export protein NMD3 — MNSTICPKCGKGTPRLFQGRCKSCFLENFTLAEIPQVLHAKICATCGARNVRNRWVNEGSLEDIVIQTAEDALFVHEMAGDIELYIEPHARTPYLYKVHIEVDANVLDEMFHQDLETEIRVVREACDMCSRISGGYFEAIIQIRAANRIPTDEEKNECLEIAAVVLERLCNKGDRLAFISSSLEIKEGTDLYVGSSNAARHICREITSRLGGTFTESASLQGMKDGKNVYRTTLSLRLPEFMPQDIIEHKGRVIEVRKFGKNVTGIDIETGSRFTGKADELEGATLLTKRKDLRKTMLVAIENDDLLVLDPDTYETVTIKKPVMFNAEAGTEIPVVKTEKGILAVPDNS, encoded by the coding sequence ATGAACAGCACCATTTGTCCAAAATGCGGAAAAGGAACTCCCAGACTATTCCAGGGACGCTGCAAAAGTTGTTTCCTGGAAAATTTCACCCTTGCGGAAATACCTCAGGTCCTGCATGCAAAGATATGTGCCACCTGCGGAGCACGCAATGTCAGGAACCGGTGGGTGAATGAAGGCAGTCTTGAGGATATTGTTATCCAGACCGCTGAGGATGCTCTTTTTGTACATGAGATGGCCGGGGATATCGAGCTATATATCGAACCTCATGCCCGTACCCCGTATCTTTATAAGGTGCATATTGAAGTGGATGCCAATGTGCTTGATGAGATGTTCCATCAGGACCTCGAGACCGAGATACGGGTGGTTCGTGAAGCGTGCGACATGTGCAGTCGCATTTCAGGCGGGTATTTCGAGGCTATAATCCAGATAAGGGCTGCCAACCGTATCCCGACCGATGAAGAGAAGAATGAATGTCTTGAGATCGCTGCAGTGGTACTTGAAAGGTTATGTAACAAGGGCGACAGGCTTGCCTTCATATCCAGCAGCCTTGAAATTAAAGAGGGTACTGATCTCTACGTTGGTTCCTCGAATGCAGCCCGGCATATATGCAGGGAGATCACCTCCCGCTTAGGAGGGACCTTTACCGAGTCAGCCTCATTACAGGGAATGAAGGATGGCAAGAACGTGTATCGTACTACTCTGTCACTCAGACTTCCTGAATTCATGCCTCAGGATATCATAGAGCACAAAGGCAGGGTGATCGAGGTCAGGAAGTTCGGTAAGAATGTCACAGGTATCGATATCGAGACAGGTTCCCGTTTCACAGGCAAGGCCGATGAACTTGAGGGAGCGACCCTCCTGACAAAAAGGAAGGACCTGCGAAAGACAATGCTGGTGGCTATCGAGAATGATGACCTTCTTGTTCTTGATCCGGATACCTACGAGACCGTGACGATCAAAAAGCCGGTAATGTTCAATGCAGAGGCAGGTACGGAGATACCAGTTGTCAAAACAGAAAAGGGAATCCTTGCTGTTCCTGATAATTCCTGA
- a CDS encoding polyphosphate polymerase domain-containing protein — protein sequence MEPIRKFNRFELKYLLSMEQTREFKQQLEAYMLPDQYAWDSGDYVISSLYYDSPDLQCYWEKIDGLKFRKKLRVRIYETEESITDDSMVFVEIKQRYDKTIQKRRIAVPYRDAMILCDERRLPDEYDERDRPVMEEVLGMIEERNLQPTLITSYFRHAYTGTDYDNGLRITFDSNIRYRINDLDLASKNPGRYIVSPDRVILEIKANEKVPYWLTELIAQNNYRLVRISKYCTGLDVENEFPRKIEVY from the coding sequence ATGGAACCAATCCGAAAGTTCAATCGGTTCGAATTGAAGTATCTGCTTTCAATGGAGCAGACACGCGAATTTAAACAGCAGCTTGAGGCGTATATGCTCCCTGACCAGTATGCATGGGATTCAGGGGACTATGTGATCTCAAGTCTGTACTATGATAGTCCGGATCTTCAATGCTATTGGGAAAAGATCGATGGGCTTAAATTCAGGAAAAAGCTCAGAGTTCGCATATACGAGACCGAAGAGAGCATAACGGACGATTCCATGGTTTTCGTCGAGATCAAACAACGTTACGACAAGACGATACAGAAACGCAGGATCGCAGTACCTTACAGAGATGCTATGATACTCTGCGACGAGCGTCGCCTTCCCGATGAGTATGACGAGAGAGACAGACCCGTCATGGAAGAGGTTCTCGGAATGATCGAGGAAAGAAACCTCCAGCCAACACTCATCACAAGTTATTTCAGACACGCTTATACCGGAACGGATTACGACAACGGCCTGAGGATAACCTTTGACTCGAACATAAGATACAGGATCAATGACCTGGACCTGGCCTCCAAGAATCCAGGAAGATATATAGTATCACCTGACCGGGTGATCCTGGAGATCAAAGCCAATGAGAAGGTACCTTACTGGCTTACAGAGCTCATCGCCCAGAACAACTACAGACTTGTCAGAATTAGCAAATACTGTACTGGACTGGATGTGGAGAACGAGTTCCCCCGAAAGATCGAGGTTTATTAA
- a CDS encoding HAD family phosphatase: MFKGIIFDSDGVLVNSMPYHAKAWVDVFAEFDIDVTEEEIYEIEGSNHVGVINIFFEKAGRKPEPEIYDIILEKKRTHFMENNRAEIFDGMYECLKSLKPAFKLAVASGADRTIVTSLMDRFYPGIFDAIISGEDVQNGKPNPEPYDRAVERLGLEKSECLVVENAPLGVKAAKNAGLFCVGIPTYLDPSQLHEADIVLNDHSELIGYLSNLMKKD; encoded by the coding sequence ATGTTCAAAGGGATTATCTTTGACTCTGACGGGGTCCTTGTAAATTCAATGCCATATCATGCAAAGGCATGGGTAGACGTGTTCGCAGAATTCGATATCGATGTCACCGAAGAGGAGATCTACGAGATAGAGGGCTCCAATCATGTTGGTGTTATCAACATATTCTTTGAGAAAGCAGGAAGAAAACCTGAACCTGAGATATATGATATCATACTTGAAAAGAAAAGGACACATTTCATGGAAAACAACAGGGCAGAAATCTTCGATGGCATGTACGAATGCCTCAAGTCCCTTAAACCAGCATTCAAATTAGCTGTCGCATCAGGTGCCGACAGAACGATAGTGACATCCCTAATGGACAGATTCTATCCTGGAATATTCGATGCCATAATCTCCGGGGAGGATGTGCAGAATGGTAAACCGAATCCTGAACCATATGACAGAGCTGTTGAGAGACTTGGTCTGGAAAAAAGTGAATGCCTTGTAGTAGAAAATGCACCTCTTGGTGTGAAGGCTGCTAAGAATGCCGGTCTTTTCTGCGTGGGAATCCCAACCTACCTTGACCCCTCTCAGCTTCATGAAGCTGATATTGTACTAAATGACCATTCAGAGCTAATCGGTTACCTGAGTAATCTGATGAAAAAAGATTGA
- the psmB gene encoding archaeal proteasome endopeptidase complex subunit beta, with protein sequence MVNDKHYKGTTTVGIVCNDGVVLATEQRATMGNFIASKTAKKVYKIDDRVAMTIAGSVGDAQQIVRVMSVESKLYKMRRKESMTIKGLTTLLSNMLSGQRYYPLMVQLLVGGYDKNGPSIYSLDALGGSIEETKAVSTGSGSPFAYGVLEDRYREDMSTEEGIELAVRALHNAMKRDSASGENIDVVVIKKDSYTRLDMEDVKKMRETL encoded by the coding sequence ATGGTTAATGATAAACATTACAAAGGTACAACCACTGTAGGTATAGTTTGCAATGACGGTGTTGTTCTTGCAACCGAGCAGCGTGCAACAATGGGGAATTTCATTGCAAGTAAGACCGCAAAGAAGGTCTATAAGATAGATGACAGGGTTGCGATGACCATTGCAGGTTCTGTTGGGGATGCACAGCAGATCGTAAGGGTAATGAGTGTGGAGTCCAAATTATACAAAATGAGACGCAAGGAATCCATGACCATCAAAGGTCTTACAACATTGTTGTCGAACATGCTCAGCGGACAGAGATATTATCCATTGATGGTACAACTCCTCGTAGGAGGATATGACAAGAACGGACCTTCCATTTATTCACTTGATGCTCTTGGTGGAAGCATCGAAGAGACAAAGGCTGTATCCACAGGTTCAGGTTCTCCTTTTGCATACGGTGTACTTGAGGACAGGTACAGAGAGGATATGTCCACAGAGGAAGGTATTGAACTTGCTGTCAGAGCACTTCACAATGCAATGAAGAGGGACTCTGCATCCGGTGAGAACATCGATGTGGTTGTAATTAAGAAGGATTCCTACACAAGGCTTGACATGGAAGACGTCAAAAAGATGAGGGAAACACTCTAA
- a CDS encoding ATP-grasp domain-containing protein, whose product MKNILVIGFSTRNIVCSGSKAGYNMYAIDAFCDHDLMRFATDARRLDINGSFDASAVSLDELAGMVLSFGVEFDAIIPGSGFEMLDLEGLPYRVLSNDPGIMRDASDKYCFSKLMGKMDMPHPKTVLLPDINELGFPVIVKPACSGGGIFNMKLESDDDVNVLHKRLQDVGMPPGKNKLIAQEYVEGVPASVSVVSTKDEALAIAVNEQLIGTPWLTDSPFAYCGNITPYEIPCASEMADMSERIILELGLVGSSGVDFIISEDGPVVIEVNARFQGSLDTVEAATGINLLAAHLQAFEGTMVAGKDGRGTDDRMKYACRAVLYADRDIRMTGDVQKELLQLDVCDVPNTGQAIGPGEPVISVLSSGKCREDVLSRVKESVMFIRETLNLLDS is encoded by the coding sequence ATGAAGAATATCCTTGTTATAGGTTTCAGCACCCGCAACATTGTTTGTTCCGGCAGCAAAGCCGGATATAACATGTATGCCATCGATGCTTTCTGTGACCATGACCTCATGCGTTTTGCTACAGATGCAAGAAGGCTTGATATCAATGGTTCATTTGATGCCAGTGCTGTCAGCCTTGATGAACTTGCCGGGATGGTACTGAGTTTCGGTGTTGAGTTCGATGCTATAATTCCCGGTTCCGGTTTTGAGATGCTGGACCTTGAAGGACTGCCATATCGGGTGCTCTCCAATGATCCCGGTATAATGAGGGATGCCTCGGACAAATATTGTTTTTCAAAGCTGATGGGAAAGATGGACATGCCCCATCCAAAGACCGTTCTTCTTCCTGATATCAATGAACTGGGCTTTCCTGTGATCGTCAAGCCTGCATGTTCAGGTGGCGGCATATTCAATATGAAGCTTGAGAGTGATGATGATGTGAATGTACTTCATAAGAGATTGCAGGATGTGGGGATGCCGCCGGGTAAGAACAAGCTCATAGCTCAGGAATATGTTGAAGGTGTGCCTGCCAGCGTGTCTGTTGTATCTACAAAGGATGAGGCGCTTGCAATTGCTGTGAATGAGCAGTTGATAGGAACGCCATGGCTCACCGATTCACCATTCGCTTACTGCGGGAATATAACACCCTATGAGATCCCATGTGCTTCGGAAATGGCAGATATGTCCGAGAGGATCATACTTGAGCTGGGACTTGTGGGTTCCAGTGGTGTGGACTTCATAATATCCGAAGATGGTCCGGTGGTCATCGAGGTCAATGCACGTTTTCAGGGCAGTCTTGATACGGTTGAAGCGGCAACAGGGATTAATTTGCTGGCGGCCCATCTTCAGGCCTTTGAAGGAACTATGGTCGCAGGGAAGGATGGAAGAGGAACGGATGATAGGATGAAGTATGCCTGTCGCGCGGTTCTTTATGCCGACAGGGATATCAGGATGACCGGGGATGTACAAAAGGAACTGCTTCAACTGGATGTATGCGATGTTCCAAATACAGGACAGGCTATAGGTCCCGGTGAACCGGTGATCTCAGTACTATCTTCCGGTAAATGTCGTGAGGATGTTCTTTCCAGGGTTAAAGAAAGCGTTATGTTTATACGTGAAACATTGAATCTACTAGATTCCTGA
- a CDS encoding DUF4956 domain-containing protein, whose amino-acid sequence MAVDIESLLDFEDLSGTFTGTDVFVGLVLGFILLSAIGWLYKRTHKGTSYTQSYVHTLIMMGLVVDVIMLIVGSNIARAFSLVGALSIIRFRNAVKEIRDIGFIFFAMAIGMATGTKFYMLAIIATCVIGALLFIMFEFDWFARPAMSQILKIQIDKDVDFEELFDRTFVKYTQSAELIGIDSVRSGTVTELVYSIILKKNASKHEFIQSIKSQNGNQKVFLITGYNTTDL is encoded by the coding sequence ATGGCAGTAGATATTGAAAGTCTATTGGATTTCGAAGACTTGAGCGGAACTTTCACAGGCACCGACGTTTTTGTTGGTCTTGTTTTAGGTTTCATATTGTTATCAGCCATCGGATGGCTGTACAAACGCACGCACAAAGGAACATCCTACACCCAGAGTTACGTCCACACTCTCATCATGATGGGACTGGTCGTAGATGTCATCATGCTTATTGTGGGTTCGAACATTGCACGTGCATTCTCACTTGTAGGTGCATTGTCCATCATACGTTTCAGGAATGCAGTGAAAGAGATCCGTGATATCGGTTTCATATTCTTCGCTATGGCGATCGGTATGGCAACAGGTACAAAGTTCTACATGCTGGCGATAATCGCAACCTGTGTGATAGGTGCCCTTCTCTTCATAATGTTCGAATTTGACTGGTTTGCAAGACCTGCCATGAGCCAGATACTGAAGATACAGATCGACAAGGATGTTGATTTTGAAGAACTATTTGACAGGACATTCGTCAAATACACACAATCAGCAGAACTCATAGGAATAGATTCAGTCCGCTCAGGAACAGTGACAGAACTCGTCTACAGCATAATACTCAAGAAAAATGCCAGCAAGCATGAGTTCATTCAATCTATCAAAAGTCAGAATGGAAATCAGAAAGTGTTCCTGATAACCGGTTACAACACCACAGACCTATGA
- a CDS encoding nucleoside recognition domain-containing protein — MWIDALYSSFDYLIKVIPPIVVGTIIMDILVEMGWVKKLGFLASPVMRFGNLREELGVSFLTSFGSSAAGNSMIAKLHDNNYIDRKETIIATMVNSFPSSIVLSRDLLPVVVVLLGSTGLIYLGIVVLIGFLKTLMALVAARVLLEPKPYGEIHANIEKVPFMQALEKASKRSGKSLKKIVLTMAVVSIIVFQLMETGIFDWVSSLMSNSFLIGYVPAEGLPIVAGWFASNIAAYTIAGNLLTAEMLTPKDVILALIVGRILASVPRIKSMLPYYAGIFSPRLGVKIMFVSLMMQNGIMVGIVAFIIMFW, encoded by the coding sequence ATGTGGATCGATGCTCTGTACTCATCTTTTGATTATCTCATTAAGGTCATCCCTCCCATCGTAGTAGGGACCATTATAATGGATATTCTCGTGGAAATGGGATGGGTCAAAAAACTGGGTTTCCTTGCATCCCCTGTGATGCGTTTTGGCAATCTCAGGGAGGAGCTGGGTGTGAGTTTCCTCACATCCTTTGGCTCATCTGCTGCGGGAAATTCCATGATAGCAAAGCTGCATGATAATAACTACATCGATAGAAAGGAGACCATCATCGCCACAATGGTCAACTCGTTCCCATCAAGCATAGTGCTCTCAAGGGATCTGCTGCCCGTTGTTGTCGTACTGCTTGGCAGCACCGGTCTTATCTATCTGGGCATAGTGGTGCTTATCGGCTTTCTGAAGACATTGATGGCTCTGGTCGCTGCTCGTGTTCTTCTTGAACCCAAACCCTACGGAGAGATCCATGCAAACATCGAGAAGGTCCCCTTCATGCAAGCACTTGAAAAGGCCTCCAAAAGATCAGGGAAATCCCTGAAAAAAATAGTCCTCACCATGGCAGTGGTATCTATAATTGTTTTCCAGCTCATGGAGACGGGTATATTTGACTGGGTATCATCCTTGATGAGCAACTCTTTTCTGATCGGATATGTACCAGCCGAGGGTTTGCCCATTGTGGCAGGATGGTTTGCCAGCAATATCGCTGCCTATACCATAGCTGGCAATCTTCTAACGGCAGAGATGCTTACACCAAAGGATGTTATACTTGCTCTTATCGTTGGAAGGATACTGGCCAGTGTTCCCAGGATCAAGAGCATGCTGCCATATTATGCAGGTATATTCAGCCCCAGGCTTGGAGTGAAAATCATGTTTGTATCCCTGATGATGCAGAACGGTATAATGGTCGGGATTGTGGCTTTTATCATAATGTTCTGGTGA
- a CDS encoding beta-CASP ribonuclease aCPSF1 — MAVEEVLSDLKKKIEEKLPSGTTISGVEFEGPQLVVYTEEPKKFADNGNIVRNLAKALRTRIVVRPDPSVLMPPEESINKILQTVPDESGVSNYHFDPDVGEVIIEAEKPGLVIGKHGETLREITKKIGWTPKVVRTPPIKSRTVKNIREFMRTNHKERKDILKSVGRKIHRGCTSKDEWVRVTSLGGAKEVGRSCFIISTPESRIMIDCGVNVGSDDNMTPYLYVPEAFPINQIDAVVLTHAHLDHQGLVPLLYKYGFEGPIYCTPPTRDLMALLQLDYIDVAAKEGKRPPYASADVRQGLKHTIVLDYEEVTDIAPDIKLTFHNAGHILGSAVSHFHIGDGLHNVVVTGDFKYEKTRLFDAAVNRFPRVESVIMESTYGNSNATQPSLKEAEKNLQNIVNSTLKNDGIVLIPAFAVGRSQEVMIVLEDAIRKGIIPNVPVYLDGMIWEATAIHATYPEYLNNDLRKLIFQKGQNPFLSECFKPVDSNELRQKIIEEPHPCVILSTSGMMNAGPVIEYFKAFAENENNTLVFVGYQADGTLGRRIQKGWKEIPISTRNGTHVVKMNMNVEVVDGFSGHSDRRQLMSYIQKMKPRPERVYTEHGDERSCIDLASSIHKRNKMETKALTNLETVRLV; from the coding sequence ATGGCGGTAGAAGAAGTACTATCTGATCTGAAGAAGAAAATAGAAGAAAAACTACCTAGCGGTACTACTATTTCTGGTGTTGAGTTTGAAGGCCCCCAACTTGTTGTTTATACAGAAGAGCCCAAGAAGTTTGCAGATAACGGCAATATAGTCAGGAACCTGGCAAAGGCATTGAGGACACGCATAGTAGTGCGTCCTGATCCCAGTGTGCTTATGCCACCTGAGGAATCAATTAATAAGATCCTGCAGACAGTACCTGATGAGTCAGGTGTGTCAAATTATCATTTCGATCCGGATGTCGGTGAAGTTATAATCGAAGCTGAAAAGCCGGGTCTTGTAATAGGTAAACACGGAGAGACCCTAAGGGAGATCACAAAGAAGATAGGCTGGACCCCGAAGGTCGTAAGGACACCTCCTATTAAATCACGTACTGTAAAGAACATACGTGAGTTCATGCGTACCAATCATAAAGAGAGGAAAGATATCCTCAAATCCGTAGGACGAAAGATCCACAGAGGATGCACTTCCAAGGATGAATGGGTAAGGGTAACATCACTTGGTGGTGCAAAGGAGGTAGGAAGAAGTTGTTTTATCATCTCGACCCCGGAATCCCGTATAATGATCGATTGTGGTGTCAATGTCGGTTCAGATGACAATATGACCCCTTATCTCTATGTACCTGAAGCATTCCCGATCAACCAGATCGATGCTGTGGTACTCACACATGCGCACCTTGATCACCAGGGTCTTGTGCCACTTCTTTACAAGTATGGTTTTGAAGGTCCTATCTACTGTACCCCGCCAACCAGGGATCTCATGGCACTTCTGCAGCTCGACTACATAGATGTAGCTGCAAAGGAAGGCAAGAGACCTCCATATGCTTCTGCAGATGTAAGGCAGGGACTTAAACACACCATTGTTCTTGATTATGAGGAAGTTACTGATATCGCTCCTGATATCAAGCTTACTTTCCACAACGCAGGACATATTCTCGGTTCTGCTGTTTCCCATTTCCACATCGGTGACGGACTGCACAATGTTGTTGTCACAGGTGACTTCAAGTATGAGAAGACAAGGCTCTTCGATGCAGCGGTCAACAGGTTCCCTCGTGTTGAGAGTGTCATCATGGAATCCACTTATGGAAACTCCAATGCCACACAGCCTTCTCTTAAGGAAGCTGAGAAGAACCTGCAGAATATAGTCAATTCCACCCTGAAGAATGATGGAATAGTGCTTATCCCTGCGTTTGCTGTGGGAAGGAGTCAGGAAGTAATGATCGTTCTTGAGGATGCGATACGTAAAGGCATCATTCCGAACGTTCCTGTGTATCTCGATGGTATGATCTGGGAAGCAACGGCTATCCATGCCACATATCCTGAATATCTCAACAACGACCTGCGTAAGCTTATCTTCCAGAAAGGCCAGAATCCGTTCCTTTCAGAATGCTTCAAGCCGGTTGACTCAAATGAACTGAGGCAGAAGATCATTGAAGAACCACATCCATGTGTTATCCTGTCAACATCAGGTATGATGAATGCAGGTCCGGTAATTGAGTACTTCAAGGCTTTCGCAGAGAACGAGAATAATACGCTTGTCTTTGTAGGTTATCAGGCGGACGGAACCCTTGGTAGAAGGATACAGAAGGGATGGAAGGAGATCCCTATCTCCACCAGAAATGGCACTCATGTCGTTAAAATGAACATGAACGTCGAGGTTGTAGATGGTTTCTCCGGTCACTCCGACAGGAGACAACTGATGTCCTATATCCAGAAGATGAAGCCACGTCCTGAAAGGGTGTACACCGAACACGGTGACGAACGTTCATGCATAGACCTTGCAAGCTCCATCCACAAGAGAAATAAGATGGAGACAAAGGCACTTACAAATCTCGAAACAGTACGGTTGGTATAA
- a CDS encoding transcription factor, whose product MIDLNDPVVRGYLIRLVGEDGLQMIIDMPEGEVTDEQIAEATGILLNIVRRTLFILNENKLAVCRRERDSSSGWLTYLWTLDMTDIGPQLVKEKKRLVKHLKTRLEFEGENVFYACPEGCLRLNFNEATECEFLCPYCGEDMMYDDNSEFISKIEKRLQFLDKDK is encoded by the coding sequence TTGATAGACTTGAATGATCCGGTTGTCAGAGGGTATCTTATTCGTCTGGTTGGTGAAGATGGACTGCAGATGATAATTGACATGCCCGAGGGCGAGGTAACCGATGAACAAATAGCTGAGGCAACAGGTATTCTACTTAACATTGTCAGAAGAACTCTTTTTATCCTTAATGAGAACAAACTTGCAGTATGCAGGCGTGAACGTGACTCCAGCAGTGGCTGGCTTACATATCTCTGGACCCTTGATATGACCGACATCGGACCTCAACTGGTCAAAGAGAAGAAGAGGCTTGTCAAGCATCTGAAGACAAGGCTTGAATTCGAGGGCGAGAATGTATTCTATGCCTGTCCCGAAGGTTGCCTTCGTCTGAATTTCAATGAAGCTACTGAGTGTGAGTTCCTCTGTCCTTACTGTGGTGAGGATATGATGTACGATGACAACAGTGAATTCATAAGCAAGATCGAAAAAAGACTTCAATTCCTTGATAAAGATAAATAG